A genomic region of Brevibacillus sp. JNUCC-41 contains the following coding sequences:
- a CDS encoding transglycosylase domain-containing protein, whose product MELIPSERFKRTTKYVRAIIILATIGLTILFVLLLSLLIYAKILGPPPLVVPQSTLYYSDNGNVIGETDNGQKRYWAGMESISPQLIQATVAVEDRQFYTHNGFDIKRIGGAILADIKAMSKVQGASTITQQYARNLFLGHDKTWSRKFNEAFYTIRLEMNYSKKEILEGYLNTIYYGHGAYGAQAASQYYFGKDAKDLTLPEASMLAGIPKGPSNYSPLDNFEKAKSRQKVVLQAMKNKNYISGKNIAEALRTSLTLKGEHGMVTNKTAPYFQDAVKQALKSQLHLDDRTIELGGLKVYTTLDETQQDAAEEVLSNTIPKSSGIQASIVAMDPDSGEVRALVGGKDYSESPFNRATQAVRQPGSTMKPLLYYSALENGFTPSTTLKSETTTFSFDDGHSSYTPHNYNHQYAEGEITMAQAIALSDNIFAVKTHLFLGEQTLVDTAHRFGITAKMDAVPSLALGTSGVRAIEMVNAYSILANGGKKVKPVFIKKVENQKGEVIFDENEKPEQILDEDKAFVMTQMLTGVFDKTLNGYTKVTGSTISSQLTRPYAGKSGSTPTDSWMIGYTPELVAGVWTGYDQGKKIEIPAEKGYAKKIWASYMEKGLEGKPAKSFKETKNVIGVKVNPVSGKLATKDCPVSRLTYYVKGTEPVEYCAEHFKGEDPKHAPKEEHKKAPWYKKVLKPWG is encoded by the coding sequence ATGGAATTGATTCCAAGCGAACGATTTAAAAGGACAACTAAATATGTACGGGCCATCATCATCCTTGCCACAATCGGGCTCACGATACTCTTTGTATTGCTTCTCTCCTTACTGATTTATGCAAAAATATTAGGTCCTCCCCCTTTGGTCGTACCGCAGTCCACTCTCTATTATAGTGATAATGGAAATGTGATCGGTGAAACTGATAATGGCCAGAAACGTTATTGGGCCGGAATGGAGTCGATTTCACCACAGCTCATCCAAGCGACTGTCGCCGTTGAGGACCGCCAGTTTTACACTCATAATGGATTTGATATAAAGCGGATCGGCGGTGCCATCCTTGCTGATATTAAGGCAATGTCCAAAGTCCAGGGTGCAAGCACCATAACCCAGCAGTATGCCAGGAACCTGTTTCTTGGGCATGACAAAACGTGGTCGCGTAAGTTTAATGAGGCTTTTTATACGATACGTTTAGAAATGAACTACTCCAAAAAGGAAATTCTAGAAGGCTATTTAAATACGATTTACTATGGCCACGGCGCATATGGAGCCCAAGCTGCAAGTCAATATTACTTTGGCAAGGATGCCAAGGATTTGACTCTTCCTGAAGCGAGCATGCTGGCCGGAATACCAAAAGGGCCGTCAAACTATTCACCATTGGATAACTTTGAAAAAGCGAAATCCAGGCAGAAAGTTGTCCTGCAAGCCATGAAAAACAAAAACTACATTTCAGGAAAAAATATTGCGGAAGCGTTACGGACATCCCTTACATTAAAGGGCGAGCACGGAATGGTCACCAATAAGACCGCTCCCTATTTCCAAGATGCCGTCAAACAAGCTTTAAAGTCCCAGCTTCATTTGGATGACCGGACGATCGAGCTCGGCGGGCTTAAGGTCTATACTACTCTGGACGAAACCCAGCAGGATGCCGCCGAAGAGGTTCTTTCCAATACCATACCCAAATCTTCAGGCATTCAAGCCTCGATCGTGGCAATGGATCCTGATTCCGGGGAGGTCCGTGCGCTCGTCGGCGGTAAAGATTATTCCGAGTCGCCATTCAATCGAGCTACACAGGCCGTTCGCCAGCCTGGTTCAACCATGAAGCCATTGCTATATTATTCAGCGCTGGAGAACGGGTTCACACCGTCCACCACCTTAAAGAGTGAGACAACTACATTTTCTTTCGATGATGGTCACTCATCTTACACACCGCATAATTACAACCATCAATATGCGGAAGGCGAAATCACGATGGCCCAAGCCATTGCTCTTTCCGATAATATCTTCGCCGTAAAAACGCACTTGTTCCTTGGGGAACAGACATTGGTCGATACGGCGCATCGTTTCGGAATCACGGCAAAGATGGATGCGGTTCCTTCCCTGGCACTCGGTACGTCGGGTGTAAGGGCGATTGAAATGGTGAACGCATATAGCATTCTGGCCAACGGCGGCAAGAAGGTTAAGCCCGTGTTTATCAAAAAGGTTGAAAATCAAAAAGGTGAAGTGATTTTTGATGAAAATGAGAAACCGGAACAGATTTTGGATGAGGACAAGGCATTTGTCATGACCCAGATGCTAACAGGTGTTTTCGATAAAACCTTAAATGGCTATACGAAAGTGACCGGCAGCACCATCAGTTCCCAGCTGACCCGCCCATATGCCGGCAAATCAGGCTCCACCCCGACGGATAGCTGGATGATCGGTTACACACCGGAGCTTGTAGCAGGAGTATGGACTGGATATGATCAAGGCAAAAAGATCGAGATCCCTGCTGAAAAAGGCTATGCAAAGAAAATCTGGGCTTCCTATATGGAAAAGGGTCTAGAAGGGAAACCGGCAAAATCGTTTAAGGAAACCAAAAACGTAATCGGGGTGAAGGTAAATCCCGTAAGCGGAAAATTGGCCACAAAGGATTGTCCTGTCTCAAGATTGACTTATTATGTTAAAGGAACCGAGCCTGTCGAATACTGTGCCGAGCACTTTAAGGGTGAGGATCCGAAACATGCCCCAAAAGAAGAACATAAAAAGGCCCCGTGGTACAAAAAAGTCTTAAAACCTTGGGGATAA
- the speE gene encoding spermidine synthase: MSIWFTEKQTENFGITMKVNRTLHTEQTEFQKLDMIETEEWGNMLLLDDMVMTSQRDEFVYHEMVAHVPLFTHPNPENVLVVGGGDGGVIREILKHPSVKKATLVDIDGKVIEYSKKFLPEIAGMLEDPRVDVQVGDGFMHIAKSENEYDVIMVDSTEPVGPAVNLFTKGFYAGISKALKEDGIFVAQSDNPWFKADLIRDVQRDVKEIFPITSLYLANIPTYPSGLWAFTIGSKKYNPLEVTEDRFHEMETKYYTKELHKAAFVLPKFVQDLVK; the protein is encoded by the coding sequence ATGAGCATTTGGTTTACTGAAAAACAAACAGAGAATTTTGGTATTACGATGAAAGTGAATCGTACTTTACATACGGAGCAAACCGAGTTTCAAAAGCTTGATATGATTGAAACGGAAGAGTGGGGCAATATGCTATTGCTGGATGACATGGTAATGACTTCACAGCGCGATGAATTCGTTTACCATGAAATGGTAGCCCATGTTCCTTTATTTACCCATCCTAATCCAGAAAACGTTTTGGTTGTAGGCGGAGGGGACGGAGGAGTTATCCGTGAAATCCTAAAACATCCAAGCGTAAAAAAAGCTACATTGGTTGATATCGATGGGAAAGTTATCGAATACTCAAAGAAATTCCTGCCTGAAATTGCAGGCATGCTTGAAGATCCGCGTGTAGACGTACAAGTTGGGGATGGTTTCATGCACATCGCCAAAAGTGAAAATGAATATGACGTGATCATGGTTGACTCGACTGAACCTGTCGGACCTGCTGTCAATTTATTCACAAAAGGTTTTTATGCCGGGATTTCCAAAGCTTTGAAAGAAGACGGGATTTTTGTGGCACAATCCGACAACCCTTGGTTTAAAGCGGACTTAATTCGCGATGTACAACGAGATGTGAAAGAAATATTCCCAATCACCAGCCTGTATTTAGCGAATATCCCGACATATCCAAGCGGCCTTTGGGCATTCACGATCGGGTCGAAAAAATATAATCCATTAGAAGTGACTGAAGATCGTTTCCATGAAATGGAGACTAAATATTATACAAAAGAACTTCATAAAGCAGCATTCGTTCTGCCTAAATTCGTTCAAGATTTAGTGAAATAA
- the argS gene encoding arginine--tRNA ligase, translating to MNIVKEVQEKLKEEIKAAVIKAGLATEEQIPNVVLELPRDKTHGDYSTNMAMQLTKIAKKAPKMIAEAIIENFDNSKASIEKIEIAGPGFINFYMNNSYLTELVPVILKVDEAYGESDFGKGEKIQVEFVSANPTGDLHLGHARGAAVGDTLCNVLSKAGYDVSREYYINDAGNQINNLAISIEARYFQALGLEKDMPEGGYHGEDIIGIGKTLSSEFGDKYVNADEKERFEFFREYGLKYEMEKLKTDLANFRVGFDVWYSETSLYQDGKIDEALKVLRDRGHVYEEDGATWFRSTELGDDKDRVLIKQDGSYTYLTPDIAYHRNKLERGFETLINIWGADHHGYIPRMKAAIEALGYKREQLEVEIIQLVHLYKDGEKMKMSKRTGKAVTMRDLIDEVGLDATRYFFAMRSADTHMDFDLDLAVSQSNENPVYYAQYAHARISSILRQGVEQGISYEGVTDFSALATEKEVELLKKLGEFPQAIAEAAEKRMPHRMTNYIFDLASTFHSFYNADKVLDVEEMERSKARLGLVKSVQITLKNALAIIGVSAPEKM from the coding sequence ATGAATATAGTAAAAGAGGTACAGGAAAAACTGAAAGAAGAGATTAAAGCGGCAGTCATTAAAGCTGGGTTGGCAACGGAAGAGCAGATTCCAAATGTTGTATTGGAACTGCCAAGAGATAAGACACACGGAGATTATTCCACGAATATGGCCATGCAATTAACGAAGATTGCAAAGAAAGCGCCAAAGATGATAGCAGAGGCAATCATCGAAAACTTTGACAACTCAAAAGCATCCATCGAAAAAATTGAGATTGCAGGACCTGGTTTCATCAACTTCTACATGAATAATTCCTATTTGACAGAATTGGTTCCTGTCATTTTGAAAGTGGATGAAGCATATGGGGAAAGTGACTTTGGTAAAGGCGAAAAAATCCAAGTGGAGTTCGTTTCCGCGAACCCGACCGGTGATCTTCACCTTGGTCATGCCCGTGGTGCAGCAGTAGGTGATACATTATGTAATGTCCTATCTAAAGCAGGTTATGATGTTTCACGTGAATACTATATCAATGACGCAGGAAACCAAATTAATAATTTGGCCATTTCCATAGAAGCCCGCTATTTCCAGGCACTTGGCCTCGAAAAGGATATGCCGGAGGGCGGCTATCATGGCGAAGATATCATTGGCATCGGTAAAACGCTTTCCAGTGAATTTGGGGATAAATATGTAAATGCCGATGAAAAGGAACGTTTTGAATTTTTCCGTGAGTATGGCTTGAAATATGAAATGGAAAAACTGAAAACGGATTTGGCTAATTTCCGTGTCGGATTCGATGTATGGTACTCCGAAACATCTCTATATCAAGACGGTAAAATTGATGAGGCACTCAAAGTGTTGAGGGACAGGGGCCATGTCTACGAGGAAGATGGGGCTACATGGTTCCGCTCTACTGAACTAGGCGATGATAAAGACCGGGTGCTTATTAAGCAGGATGGGTCTTACACATATCTGACACCGGATATTGCCTATCACCGTAATAAATTGGAGCGCGGCTTTGAAACGCTGATCAATATCTGGGGTGCAGACCACCACGGCTATATACCGCGTATGAAAGCGGCGATCGAAGCATTGGGGTACAAACGCGAGCAGCTTGAAGTGGAAATCATCCAGCTTGTTCACCTGTACAAGGATGGCGAGAAAATGAAGATGAGTAAGCGTACCGGTAAAGCAGTTACGATGCGTGACCTTATTGATGAAGTGGGTCTCGATGCAACCCGTTATTTCTTTGCGATGAGAAGTGCGGATACTCATATGGATTTCGATTTGGATCTTGCAGTTTCACAGTCCAATGAAAACCCGGTTTATTATGCACAGTATGCCCATGCCCGGATTTCTAGCATTTTACGCCAAGGTGTGGAACAAGGGATCAGCTATGAGGGCGTCACTGATTTCTCTGCCCTGGCTACTGAAAAAGAAGTGGAGCTTTTGAAGAAATTAGGAGAATTCCCGCAGGCAATTGCGGAAGCAGCCGAAAAACGGATGCCTCACCGCATGACGAATTATATATTTGACCTGGCTTCTACATTCCACAGTTTCTACAATGCAGATAAGGTTTTGGATGTTGAAGAGATGGAAAGAAGTAAGGCGCGTTTAGGACTGGTCAAATCCGTCCAAATTACCTTAAAGAATGCATTAGCCATCATCGGGGTATCGGCACCGGAAAAAATGTAA
- a CDS encoding DUF1934 domain-containing protein — MTLHDIDKHAIKVTLQTKIMHGSETETYELVTFGTKMYKGADLYLQYKEENEAGQTQTTIKHKPDETILLRNGAIKMRQLFRLQEATNGHYESIYGRLGLRTTAKKIHHQWDEQTKQGKLVLKYTLHMQGSEPGQYEMTISYKEEA, encoded by the coding sequence TTGACTCTTCATGATATAGATAAGCATGCTATTAAAGTGACTTTACAGACAAAAATCATGCACGGCTCAGAAACGGAAACGTATGAGCTGGTGACATTTGGTACAAAAATGTATAAAGGTGCAGATTTATATTTGCAATATAAAGAGGAAAATGAAGCCGGTCAAACACAAACGACCATCAAGCACAAACCGGATGAAACGATCCTGCTTAGAAATGGCGCCATTAAAATGAGGCAGCTTTTCCGCCTGCAGGAAGCGACAAATGGACATTATGAAAGTATATATGGCAGGTTAGGATTACGGACGACCGCGAAGAAGATACATCATCAATGGGATGAACAGACCAAACAAGGGAAACTTGTCCTTAAATATACGTTACATATGCAGGGAAGCGAACCCGGTCAATATGAGATGACGATTTCCTACAAGGAGGAAGCATAG
- the cls gene encoding cardiolipin synthase: MKIITTIASIFLLIFSWCWVDFKIGHKRYLKHATNIKYPTRNSDMTVFTSGKLLFDDYMKEVEQAKDSIHILFYIVKNDKFSKDFLKLLQSKAEEGVEVRLLADWVGSKKMSRQIIQELTKSGVHFSFSFKPKLPFLFYTIQKRNHRKITVIDGKIGYLGGFNIGKEYINQGEKLNPWRDYHLKLTGEGVKDLQEVFLSDWFYDTNEDYRGTPAYFPTLTPGTQAQQFVVTNGSDLEQSLTHIIRQATKKIIIGTPYFIPSETLFQELREALARNVSVTIIVPEISDHALVKEASFPYFRVLIKEGAEIMQFQRGFYHSKVILIDDIMCDIGTANFDKRSCFLNSEINCIVFDRTFIEDVEKELAVDLAESKPLNGDALSNINVVRSAKESLAAILSPFL, from the coding sequence TTGAAGATAATCACTACGATTGCCTCTATATTTTTATTGATCTTCTCTTGGTGCTGGGTTGATTTCAAGATAGGGCATAAGCGTTATTTGAAGCACGCAACCAACATAAAATACCCGACTCGGAACAGCGACATGACTGTATTCACATCAGGGAAACTCCTGTTTGATGATTACATGAAGGAAGTAGAGCAAGCTAAGGATTCAATCCATATTCTTTTTTATATTGTAAAAAATGATAAATTCAGCAAGGACTTTTTGAAGTTACTACAATCAAAAGCGGAAGAGGGCGTGGAAGTGCGTCTTTTAGCCGATTGGGTAGGAAGTAAAAAGATGTCCCGCCAAATCATTCAGGAGCTAACTAAAAGCGGTGTTCATTTTTCTTTCAGCTTTAAGCCGAAACTCCCCTTCCTTTTCTATACAATACAAAAAAGAAATCACCGTAAGATTACGGTGATAGATGGAAAAATCGGCTATCTTGGCGGCTTTAATATCGGTAAGGAGTATATAAACCAAGGGGAGAAGCTGAACCCGTGGAGAGATTACCATTTAAAACTGACCGGGGAAGGGGTAAAGGACCTTCAGGAAGTCTTCCTCTCGGATTGGTTCTATGATACAAACGAGGATTACAGAGGAACGCCTGCTTATTTCCCGACATTGACTCCCGGAACGCAGGCACAGCAGTTTGTCGTCACGAATGGCAGTGATCTTGAACAGTCACTTACACACATAATTCGGCAAGCCACTAAAAAAATCATTATCGGGACTCCATATTTCATTCCCAGTGAAACTTTATTTCAAGAATTAAGGGAAGCACTTGCACGCAATGTCTCCGTTACGATCATCGTACCTGAGATTTCAGACCATGCCCTTGTCAAGGAGGCTTCTTTTCCCTATTTCCGGGTACTAATAAAAGAAGGGGCTGAAATCATGCAGTTTCAAAGAGGGTTCTACCATTCTAAAGTGATTCTGATCGATGATATAATGTGTGATATCGGTACGGCTAATTTTGATAAACGCAGTTGTTTTTTAAATAGTGAAATCAATTGCATCGTATTTGACCGGACATTCATAGAAGATGTAGAAAAGGAGTTGGCGGTGGACCTAGCCGAATCCAAGCCGCTAAACGGGGACGCGCTTTCCAACATCAATGTAGTCCGTTCAGCAAAAGAATCGCTTGCTGCCATCCTTTCTCCTTTTCTTTGA
- a CDS encoding heterodisulfide reductase-related iron-sulfur binding cluster yields the protein MNGLLWINLVAFLLVTAYAAGLFVYLIKTRIAYIKLGKKVEFDNRVKDRLVKIGVYVFGQKKLFKDKKSGIIHAMLFYGFILVQFGALDFFVKGLRPGWHLPFGPVYPAFTFFQEIVTLTVLVAILWAAYRRYVEKLVRLKRDFKAGLVVIFITGIMITVLLGNGMGMIWHGHDATWSEPVASSIAFLFGWMGSTAATVVFYVAWWLHLLIILSFLVYIPQSKHAHLIAGPINVFLNRLDNPGKLKPVDLEEEVFDKEGNQYYGAKYIEDLTQYQMVDLYACVECGRCTNMCPATGTGKMLSPMDIIIKMRDHLTNTGAAVTTKQPWVPSFVFGNTKGNKIALAGAAQGAQESAAATEAYSPSLIGEVITEEELWACTTCRNCEDQCPVMNEHVDKIIDMRRYLVLTEGRLDPDAQRAMTNIERQGNPWGLNRKEREDWRSLREDVSIPTVKELKKADEEFEYLFWVGSMGSYDNRSQKIALSFAKLLNEAGVKFAILGNKEKNSGDTPRRLGNEFVFQELAMKNIEEFQKNEIKKIVTIDPHAYNIFKNEYPDFGLEAEVYHHTELLATLVSEGRLVPQYPVNETITFHDSCYLGRYNEVYSPPREILQSIDGVKLIEMERNREKGMCCGAGGGLMWMEEETGNRINVARTEQALAVSPTVISSGCPYCLTMLSDGTKAKEVEENVKTYDVAELLEKAVIGENKSIAS from the coding sequence ATGAATGGTTTACTGTGGATCAACTTAGTTGCATTCCTGCTTGTAACCGCTTACGCCGCCGGTTTGTTTGTCTACTTGATAAAGACCCGTATAGCTTATATAAAACTTGGCAAAAAAGTGGAATTTGATAACCGTGTGAAAGATCGTCTTGTTAAAATAGGGGTTTATGTATTTGGACAGAAGAAGCTCTTTAAAGATAAAAAGAGCGGGATCATTCATGCCATGTTATTTTATGGTTTCATTTTAGTGCAATTTGGTGCACTTGACTTTTTCGTTAAAGGCTTAAGACCGGGGTGGCATTTACCGTTTGGCCCTGTTTATCCAGCCTTTACTTTTTTTCAGGAAATTGTGACGCTTACCGTTCTTGTTGCAATCCTGTGGGCGGCATACCGCCGTTATGTCGAAAAGCTCGTTCGCTTGAAAAGGGATTTCAAAGCAGGTTTGGTTGTCATCTTCATCACCGGTATCATGATCACCGTATTACTGGGGAATGGAATGGGAATGATCTGGCATGGACACGATGCAACTTGGTCAGAGCCAGTCGCATCAAGCATCGCTTTCCTATTCGGCTGGATGGGGTCAACAGCGGCAACAGTCGTTTTTTATGTAGCTTGGTGGCTGCATTTACTGATCATATTATCTTTCCTTGTTTATATCCCGCAATCTAAGCATGCACACTTGATTGCCGGTCCAATAAATGTTTTCCTGAACCGGCTGGACAATCCGGGGAAATTGAAACCGGTTGATTTGGAAGAAGAGGTTTTCGACAAAGAAGGCAACCAATATTACGGTGCCAAATATATTGAAGATTTGACGCAGTACCAAATGGTGGACCTCTATGCCTGTGTGGAGTGCGGGCGCTGTACGAATATGTGTCCGGCTACAGGCACCGGTAAAATGCTGTCACCGATGGATATCATAATCAAGATGCGTGACCATTTAACAAATACAGGCGCTGCCGTTACAACGAAGCAGCCATGGGTGCCATCTTTTGTTTTTGGGAATACGAAGGGAAATAAGATAGCTTTGGCTGGTGCCGCACAGGGGGCGCAGGAATCTGCTGCAGCAACCGAGGCTTACAGTCCGAGCCTGATTGGCGAAGTCATAACGGAAGAAGAGCTTTGGGCTTGTACTACATGCCGGAATTGTGAAGATCAATGCCCGGTAATGAATGAACATGTCGACAAAATCATCGATATGCGCCGTTACCTAGTGTTGACAGAGGGCAGACTTGATCCCGATGCGCAACGTGCCATGACGAATATTGAGCGTCAAGGAAACCCGTGGGGACTGAACCGTAAAGAGAGGGAAGATTGGCGAAGCCTTCGGGAAGATGTCAGCATACCTACCGTGAAGGAATTGAAAAAGGCAGACGAAGAATTCGAGTATTTATTCTGGGTAGGTTCAATGGGATCGTACGATAACCGTAGCCAGAAGATTGCCCTTTCCTTTGCTAAACTATTGAATGAAGCGGGCGTCAAATTTGCAATTCTCGGAAATAAGGAGAAAAACTCAGGGGATACTCCGCGTCGATTGGGTAATGAGTTTGTCTTTCAGGAGCTTGCAATGAAAAATATAGAAGAATTCCAGAAGAATGAAATCAAGAAAATCGTGACGATCGATCCGCATGCATACAATATCTTTAAGAATGAGTATCCGGATTTTGGCTTGGAAGCGGAAGTGTACCATCATACTGAACTGTTAGCCACACTTGTCAGTGAAGGCAGGTTGGTGCCTCAGTATCCCGTGAATGAGACGATTACATTTCACGATTCCTGTTACTTGGGAAGGTACAATGAAGTTTACAGCCCGCCTCGTGAAATCTTGCAGTCCATCGATGGTGTGAAACTTATTGAGATGGAGCGTAATCGCGAGAAGGGAATGTGCTGTGGAGCTGGAGGCGGTTTGATGTGGATGGAAGAGGAAACAGGAAACCGCATTAATGTGGCCCGTACCGAACAAGCGCTAGCCGTCAGTCCAACAGTGATCAGTTCAGGGTGTCCTTATTGCCTGACCATGCTATCTGATGGGACGAAAGCAAAAGAAGTTGAGGAAAATGTTAAAACGTATGATGTAGCTGAACTACTGGAAAAAGCGGTCATTGGTGAAAATAAATCGATTGCCTCTTAA
- the speB gene encoding agmatinase, with protein sequence MKFDEAYSGNVFIKSHPVFEESEAVLYGMPMDWTVSFRPGSRFGPTRIREVSIGLEEYSPYLDRELEEVKFFDAGDIPLPFGNPQRSIDMIEKFVDSVLDAGKFPMGMGGEHLVTWPVIKAMFKKYPDMAIIHMDAHTDLREDYEGEPLSHASIIRKSAELIGPKNVYSFGIRSGLKEEFQWAKENGMHISKFEVLEPLKEVLPQLAGRPVYVTIDIDVLDPAHAPGTGTVDCGGITSKELLASIHEIARSEINVVGCDLVEVAPIYDPSEQTANTASKLIREMILGWVQKG encoded by the coding sequence ATGAAATTCGATGAAGCTTATTCAGGCAATGTATTCATTAAAAGCCACCCTGTTTTTGAGGAATCAGAAGCTGTACTATACGGCATGCCGATGGACTGGACGGTAAGTTTCCGTCCGGGTTCTCGATTCGGCCCTACCCGGATTCGTGAAGTTTCGATTGGTTTGGAAGAGTACAGTCCATATTTAGATCGTGAATTAGAGGAAGTTAAATTCTTTGATGCCGGGGATATTCCATTACCATTCGGCAATCCGCAGCGCAGTATCGATATGATTGAAAAATTTGTCGACAGCGTGTTGGATGCAGGTAAGTTCCCAATGGGCATGGGAGGGGAACATCTTGTCACATGGCCAGTCATTAAAGCCATGTTCAAAAAGTATCCCGATATGGCCATAATCCATATGGATGCCCATACAGATTTACGTGAGGATTATGAAGGGGAGCCGCTTTCCCATGCGTCCATCATCCGTAAATCCGCAGAACTTATCGGCCCGAAAAATGTATACTCTTTCGGCATTCGTTCCGGTTTGAAGGAAGAATTCCAATGGGCAAAAGAAAATGGCATGCACATCTCTAAATTTGAAGTTCTTGAACCTCTGAAAGAAGTACTGCCGCAGTTAGCTGGTCGTCCTGTATATGTGACGATCGACATCGATGTTCTTGATCCTGCGCACGCGCCAGGGACAGGAACCGTTGATTGTGGAGGCATCACTTCCAAAGAGCTTTTGGCTTCGATTCATGAGATAGCACGGTCCGAGATTAATGTAGTCGGCTGCGATTTAGTAGAAGTGGCACCGATTTATGATCCATCCGAGCAAACTGCGAACACGGCGAGCAAGCTGATTCGCGAAATGATTCTAGGTTGGGTTCAAAAAGGTTAA
- the uvsE gene encoding UV DNA damage repair endonuclease UvsE, whose translation MKIRFGFVSNATCLWEASPAKTLTYKRYSSLGAEKGMEKLLDVTRQNIENTLRVLQYNTAHQIEIYRMSSSIVPLATHPELEWDFVTPLKKEWKQLGDWATEHKMRISFHPNQFTLFTSPKPEITQNAVKDMEFHYKMLDAMGIADTSFINIHVGGAYGDKESALVRVHDNLKSLPMHVKERMTFENDDKTYTASETLSVCKGEGIPLVFDYHHHLANLSDEPLNELLTEVFTTWRQAGAVPKIHISSPKSAGAFRSHADYIDLDFIMPLFKVLKGLGQDVDFMIEAKMKDRAMLQLIEDIAKVRGVKRVSGGAVEC comes from the coding sequence ATGAAAATAAGATTTGGATTCGTATCCAATGCCACCTGTTTATGGGAAGCTTCTCCGGCTAAGACACTTACTTACAAGCGATATAGTTCACTTGGCGCCGAAAAAGGAATGGAAAAACTCCTGGATGTGACAAGGCAGAACATTGAAAATACCTTAAGGGTCCTTCAATATAACACGGCACACCAAATAGAAATATACCGGATGTCCAGTTCCATTGTTCCTTTAGCCACACATCCCGAACTAGAATGGGATTTCGTTACACCTTTAAAAAAGGAGTGGAAACAGCTTGGCGATTGGGCCACTGAACACAAGATGAGGATCAGCTTTCATCCCAATCAGTTTACTCTGTTTACCAGCCCAAAACCCGAGATTACACAAAATGCCGTAAAAGATATGGAGTTCCATTATAAAATGCTTGATGCAATGGGCATTGCGGACACCTCTTTCATCAATATCCATGTCGGTGGGGCCTATGGTGATAAAGAGTCCGCCCTTGTAAGGGTTCATGACAACCTTAAATCGCTGCCTATGCACGTCAAGGAAAGAATGACTTTTGAGAATGATGATAAAACCTATACAGCATCTGAAACCCTGAGCGTATGTAAGGGGGAAGGCATCCCACTTGTATTCGATTATCACCATCATCTCGCAAATCTTTCAGATGAGCCGCTTAACGAACTGCTCACCGAGGTATTCACCACTTGGAGACAAGCAGGAGCGGTACCAAAGATTCATATTTCATCCCCAAAATCGGCAGGTGCATTTCGCTCGCACGCAGATTATATCGATTTGGACTTCATCATGCCCCTTTTTAAAGTGCTGAAGGGTCTTGGACAGGACGTCGATTTCATGATCGAGGCCAAGATGAAGGATCGGGCAATGTTGCAGCTGATTGAAGATATAGCTAAGGTTCGTGGTGTAAAAAGGGTAAGCGGCGGTGCCGTCGAGTGCTAA
- a CDS encoding YwhD family protein: MEEQPKKKVGFNIIKNDPTEGHGGYGAGVLTLDNISPVIIDVDAGEAEVDIGAMHARSAVEKGIKFLKTKEEVPNAKPYWLVWVTIEATQNGPHYAGVTACEMMVDRSIRRGYKSLPEHVNRMDKSLKRKIIVEDMDDKSKRVLADFLKNHDAGMWERSSDQLKESLTV, encoded by the coding sequence ATGGAAGAACAACCAAAGAAAAAGGTCGGCTTCAATATTATAAAAAACGACCCTACAGAAGGTCATGGCGGATATGGAGCAGGGGTTTTGACGCTCGATAATATTTCTCCGGTCATCATCGATGTGGATGCAGGTGAAGCAGAGGTCGATATCGGCGCGATGCATGCAAGAAGTGCAGTGGAAAAAGGGATCAAGTTTTTAAAGACTAAAGAGGAAGTCCCGAATGCCAAACCTTACTGGCTTGTTTGGGTGACCATTGAAGCCACTCAAAACGGTCCTCACTATGCAGGTGTGACGGCATGTGAAATGATGGTCGACAGGTCAATTAGACGCGGTTACAAATCGCTTCCGGAGCATGTTAACCGGATGGATAAATCGCTGAAACGAAAAATCATCGTCGAGGACATGGACGATAAATCAAAGCGTGTGCTTGCAGACTTCCTGAAAAACCATGATGCAGGAATGTGGGAGCGTTCTTCAGATCAGCTGAAGGAATCATTGACGGTTTGA